In a single window of the Nitrospirota bacterium genome:
- a CDS encoding DUF3015 domain-containing protein, whose translation MLARSVPGLTTRHKTMGGHPMRSSNALSALLLSAFILMLTLPACTTKGTIKATTDPTTDILSSTSGRAWFTEDGLIKDEFKVEAFTALNFENLKQDMAQGQGEYLTSLGSLLGVPEDRQATFFQLTREKYPQLVPTDRTTPAELVAALHGELAADPRLIGNPTNN comes from the coding sequence TTGCTGGCGCGATCAGTTCCCGGCCTGACGACAAGACACAAGACGATGGGAGGTCACCCGATGAGATCATCCAATGCCCTGTCCGCACTGTTGCTCTCCGCCTTCATACTCATGCTGACCCTGCCCGCTTGCACCACCAAGGGCACCATCAAGGCGACGACCGACCCCACCACGGATATCTTGTCCAGCACGTCCGGCAGAGCCTGGTTCACCGAAGACGGACTCATCAAAGACGAATTCAAGGTGGAGGCCTTTACGGCTCTGAATTTCGAGAACCTCAAGCAGGACATGGCCCAGGGCCAGGGGGAATACCTCACATCGTTGGGATCGCTGCTGGGAGTCCCCGAGGACCGACAGGCGACCTTCTTTCAGTTGACGCGGGAGAAATATCCGCAACTCGTGCCGACCGACCGGACCACGCCCGCCGAACTGGTGGCCGCCCTACACGGCGAGCTGGCCGCCGATCCCCGGCTGATCGGAAACCCGACAAACAACTAA